The following are from one region of the Juglans regia cultivar Chandler chromosome 10, Walnut 2.0, whole genome shotgun sequence genome:
- the LOC109011222 gene encoding 26S proteasome regulatory subunit 8 homolog A-like, with protein sequence MAMVGVETKHPDAAVAAAEETCSAKPSKQGEGLRQYYLQHIHELQLLVRQKTHNLNRLEAQRNELNSRVRMLREELQLLQEPGSYVGEVVKVMGKNKVLVKVHPEGKYVVDIDKNIDITKITPSTRVALRNDSYVLHLILPSKVDPLVNLMKVEKVPDSTYDMIGGLDQQIKEIKEVIELPIKHPELFESLGIAQPKGVLLYGPPGTGKTLLARAVAHHTDCTFIRVSGSELVQKYIGEGSRMVRELFVMAREHAPSIIFMDEIDSIGSARMESGSGNGDSEVQRTMLELLNQLDGFEASNKIKVLMATNRIDILDQALLRPGRIDRKIEFPNPNEESRFDILKIHSRRMNLMRGIDLKKIAEKMNGASGAELKAVCTEAGMFALRERRVHVTQEDFEMAVAKVMKKETEKNMSLRKLWK encoded by the exons ATGGCGATGGTTGGAGTGGAAACGAAGCATCCAGATGCGGCGGTGGCCGCGGCGGAGGAGACTTGCTCGGCCAAGCCGTCGAAGCAAGGTGAGGGGCTGAGGCAGTACTACCTCCAACATATCCACGAGCTCCAGCTCCTGGTCCGACAAAAGACCCACAATCTCAACCGTCTCGAGGCCCAGCGGAACGAGCTCAATTCTCGAG TGAGGATGCTTAGGGAAGAACTACAGCTACTCCAGGAACCAGGATCATATGTTGGTGAAGTTGTCAAAGTAATGGGGAAGAATAAGGTTTTAGTCAAG GTTCATCCTGAAGGGAAATATGTTGTTGacattgataaaaatattgatatcacGAAGATCACTCCATCAACAAGAGTTGCTCTCCGCAATGACAGCTATGTTCTTCATTTAATCTTGCCAAGCAAAGTTGATCCACTAGTCAACcttatgaaagttgaaaaagttccTGATTCTACGTACGATATGATTGGTGGTCTTGACCAGCAAATTAAAGAGATAAAGGAG GTGATCGAGCTTCCAATCAAGCATCCTGAATTGTTTGAGAGTCTTGGGATAGCTCAACCAAAG ggtGTTCTGCTATATGGGCCACCTGGTACGGGGAAAACTCTGTTGGCTAGGGCAGTTGCCCATCATACCGATTGTACTTTCATCAGGGTTTCTGGTTCTGAATTAGTTCAGAAGTACATTGGAGAAGGTTCCAGAATGGTTAGGGAGCTTTTTGTTATGGCCAG GGAACATGCTCCATCTATCATATTTATGGATGAAATTGACAGCATTGGATCTGCTCGAATGGAATCTGGTAGTGGTAATGGTGACAGTGAGGTGCAGCGGACCATGCTGGAGCTTCTCAACCAACTGGATGGATTTGAAGCATCAAACAAGATCAAG GTTTTGATGGCTACCAATCGGATTGATATTCTGGATCAAGCTCTTCTTAGGCCTGGGCGAATTGACAGGAAGATAGAATTTCCTAATCCTAATGAGGAG TCtcgttttgatattttaaaaatacattcaAGAAGAATGAATTTAATGCGTGGGATTGATCTGAAGAAAATAGCGGAGAAGATGAATGGTGCATCTGGTGCAGAGCTCAAG GCTGTGTGCACAGAAGCTGGGATGTTTGCTCTGAGGGAGAGGAGGGTTCACGTCACACAGGAAGACTTTGAGATGGCTGTGGCGAAGGTAATGAAGAAGGAGACCGAGAAAAACATGTCATTACGGAAGCTGTGGAAGTAA